GCCCGGTGACCCGGACGCCCACTACGGGCGCTGGCCCGACCCGGTCCCGCCCCGGTCGGAGCCCGGGGTCCGACGGGTGTTTTTCGTCGACGCCGAGTGTCGCTGATGGGCGCGGGTACGTCGAACCCCGGGTCGGTGCCGAGGTGAACGCGCCGACCGATCTCGGCCCGGTCGGTGCCGAAGCCACCCGGCACCGGCCGACGGACACCGGGGTCGGCGGCGGCCGGCCCCGGGTGCTGCTGGCCCCGGTCACCGTCACCCCGTCGAAGCCGCTGACGCCCAGCCACCTCAAGGGGCTGTTCTGGACGGACGTGATGTTCCGGGCCACCGCGCAGGTCGCCGAGGTGACCTACCTGTACCAGCCCGACGCCTACCATCTGACCGAGCAGACCCTCGGATTCTGGGAGTACCTGGACCGCACCTTCGGCGACGCCGACTACGCGGGCTGCTCCGAGGAGGAGATCGGCCAGCTGTACGTGCGGTACCGGGCCGACCAGCGCGCCGACCGGCAGGCCGTCTCGGCGGCTGCGCTGCGGCCGTACGTGGCGGCGGTCGAGGACGGCTGGGTCCATCCGGCCGGGCGGCAGGTGTTGCGCCACTGGACAGGGCACTACGCCCGGCTCGGTCTGCACGACCCGGGGCTGACCGGCACGCGGCGGCCCGGCCTGTCGCTGGCCGCGACGCTGGACCTGCTTCGTGCACACCGGCTCTGTCTGGACCTGCGACCCGACGGCGGACCGGTCTACCTGGACGCGACCCGGTACGGGTTGCCGTTGCGCCGGATCGTCGACGCCGACGGGCGGATCAACTATCTGACCTGCGCGTTGCGCGAACTGCTGCCGCTGGTCGACCGGTACGACGAGGTGGTCCTGCTCTACGACCGGGAACTGGAGCCGGACTACGTGCTGTTGCAGCGGGTGCTGTCACTGGTCGGGCCGACGGTACGCCGGGTAGCCATCGGCCGGGTACCGATCGACGGTCGGATCCGCTCCGCCCGGCACGGCGACTGGCACGGCCACACCGCCGCGGATCTACTGCGTACGGTCGCGGCCGGGTACGACGACGCGGCGCTGCGACTGGGTGCCCGGATGTATTTCGTCGCCACCCTGGGTCCCGGCGATCAGCAGTCGTTTCGCCCCGACCTGCTGCGGAACTGTCTGTCCCGGGCCGCCGCACTGCTGGACCGGGTCGGCCACAGCGGATCCGGCGGCCACAGCGGATCCGGCGGCCACAGCGGATCCGGCGGCCACAGCGGATCCGGCGGCCACAGCGGATCCGGCGGGCACAGCGGATCCGGTGGCGGGATCGGCCTCCCCGGTGGGTCGACCGGCACCGCCCCCGAACTGGCCGGCACCGCCTCCGAACTGGCCGGCACCGCCCCCGAACTGGCCAGCGCGGTCGGACGTCACCGCCGCGACCACGTCTACGTCGACCCGTACCGGCTCACCTGCGGGCTGACCGCCCGGCACCGGCCCGGACCGATGCCTGAACTCCTGACGGCGGTGTACCTGTGACCACGCCAGCGACGACCGTGCCCGCCGCACCGGGGCCGCTGTCCGGGTCATCCAGTCCGACAGCGGACGACGCGCAGCAGCAGCTGCGCGCCCTGTTGGCCCGGCGGATCGAGGCGGCCCGCCCGGAGCTGGCCCGACGCCACGACCTCGCCGACCCGTACGCCCTGCGCGCCGTGCGGGAGGAGATCGCGCGCGGCGACAACGACGGCCCACCGGTATCCGTCGTCGTCGTGCTGGGCACCGTCGACCTGACCGGTTGGATCCGCGACAGCTGTGTCTTCGCCGCCGGGCTCGACGCGACGCGGGCGCGGCTGTGGCGGCGGTCCTTCACCCGTACCCTGTTCCTGGCCGGCGACCCGGGCAACCTGTGCCACCGCTTCACCTTCGACCAGGTCAGTACGGACGCGACGATGGCCTGGTCCGGGCCGGCCCCGGACGCCACGAGCGCCGGGCTGCGCCGGCTGCTGCGCACCTACGACGGCAAGCGCCCGGTCGACGGCGCGCACCACGTCGTGCGG
The sequence above is a segment of the Solwaraspora sp. WMMD406 genome. Coding sequences within it:
- a CDS encoding DUF6182 family protein, producing the protein MTTPATTVPAAPGPLSGSSSPTADDAQQQLRALLARRIEAARPELARRHDLADPYALRAVREEIARGDNDGPPVSVVVVLGTVDLTGWIRDSCVFAAGLDATRARLWRRSFTRTLFLAGDPGNLCHRFTFDQVSTDATMAWSGPAPDATSAGLRRLLRTYDGKRPVDGAHHVVRLPVGGPGPEGTRRPRRWRVELCTIGLTVADALIHLNHLLAEAVLDGLVGPGDELTVRPVPRLTGTWEAYPALRIDVDSRDPQRLRAYAGLTDQTPPGGGPSSAPTTR